DNA from Brassica napus cultivar Da-Ae chromosome C4, Da-Ae, whole genome shotgun sequence:
TAATTTTGATCGAAATCAAACAGATCATACTGTGTATGTTGATTAGGCGGAGAAAGAGCTACAAGTGGAGAAATCACAGATACTAGCAACCAAGCACGCAAGCATACAATCAATAGAACGCAAATGTTTGATGCTCGACCAGAAGATCGTTTCACAAAACCTCAAGATCACGCTTCTCAGATCTACCATCCAAGATCTCGATTCCAAATACCACTGCTCTGTTCAGCAATTGAGGTTGATATCCACTCTCTGACTCTGTTCTTGGTTTTTGGATAGTTACGATGATATCAATCAATGTGTTGATCGCTGAGCTTTACAGGACGCTAAAAAGCGAGGTTGAAGAGTTAAAGGAGTTAGACCAAGAGAGGGAAAAGTATTACGAGCTGAAATGCTCTGAGATGAACGAGTTCATGCAAAATGTGGAGCGGTTCAGATCAGAGAAACGGTTACAAGTCGAGAACTTGAGAGACCAAGTCAAGGAGGTATATAAGTATATGTATGAACATCTTTCAATGCGTTCAGTTTTGGATTTGACTAAAACATTGTGAAGTTTAATTATATCATCAACCTCTGGGTTTTTCCAGCTTAGCTCAACGTTTGAGGAAATACATCACAAGAACAATTATCTGAGGAACACAAATTAAAGGTATGATGATTCCTCTAATCATCATATCATGAAGCGAGGTGCAAAAGCATATAAACACGTTTGCAGGTAAACCATATGGATTATATGTTATGATGATTCAAGGTTTGTAATttgatatgaaaaaaataagccATGAGAGTCCACTTAAAACCTTGCCCAAGAATATGGATTTAGTACATAGTGCATCAAACAATAACATCTAGAGATTTTTTAACGTAAAAATCACCACCAACCAAAACATCATCACACCACTCAACTTTGCCCCAAATCTCCTTTCCTTGACGACGTCTTTCTAGCGAAATCTCCGCACACCGGATAACTTTTGTTCTACCTGTTGTTTTCGGAAAAAACATAGCCAGTTTCCCGCCGTAGCTCCCAGTGTAAGACCAGGCTGAAAATCTCGCATCAGCCAACAATTCTTCCAAACCATTCACCATTCACCACTACCCAACTACTCCCTTTTGGGTCATAAGCTCTCAGCACCTCCCAACTATAAT
Protein-coding regions in this window:
- the LOC111205056 gene encoding uncharacterized protein LOC111205056 isoform X1 — its product is MALSAAFKERLDQMEFTRNQRLHLLQAEKELQVEKSQILATKHASIQSIERKCLMLDQKIVSQNLKITLLRSTIQDLDSKYHCSVQQLRTLKSEVEELKELDQEREKYYELKCSEMNEFMQNVERFRSEKRLQVENLRDQVKELSSTFEEIHHKNNYLRNTN